One genomic segment of Thermodesulfobacterium sp. TA1 includes these proteins:
- the rpsB gene encoding 30S ribosomal protein S2, whose protein sequence is MAHITMKQLLEAGVHFGHQTRRWNPKMKPFIFGERNGIHIIDLQQTLKYFEIAYEFVVNLVAEGGKLLFVGTKKQAQDTIREEAERCGMYYVDYRWLGGTLTNFRTIRQSVEKLKRIESWFEDGTIERFPKKERLRLERLKNKLDRNLRGIKEMETLPQALFVVDPVHEEIAVKEARKLGIPIVAIVDTNCDPDLIDYIIPGNDDAIRAVKLITGKIADACLEGLEIYKERVTAESDKELSLEEEFLKKDEEATAEAILEEILAEEKKETELEDLAKNID, encoded by the coding sequence ATGGCCCACATTACGATGAAACAGCTGTTAGAAGCAGGTGTCCATTTTGGGCACCAGACCCGTCGTTGGAACCCAAAGATGAAACCTTTTATCTTTGGGGAGAGAAACGGAATCCACATCATCGACCTTCAGCAAACCCTTAAGTATTTTGAGATTGCTTACGAGTTTGTGGTAAACTTGGTAGCTGAAGGGGGAAAGCTTCTTTTTGTAGGGACTAAAAAGCAAGCTCAAGACACCATCAGAGAAGAGGCGGAAAGATGCGGAATGTATTATGTGGATTACCGCTGGCTGGGTGGCACCCTTACTAACTTTAGGACTATAAGGCAGAGTGTAGAAAAATTAAAAAGGATTGAGTCTTGGTTTGAAGACGGAACTATAGAAAGGTTCCCTAAAAAAGAGAGGTTAAGGCTTGAACGTTTGAAAAACAAACTTGACAGGAATTTAAGGGGTATTAAAGAGATGGAAACCCTTCCTCAGGCGTTGTTTGTGGTGGATCCAGTGCATGAGGAGATTGCGGTTAAAGAGGCAAGAAAGTTGGGTATACCTATCGTAGCTATCGTTGATACCAACTGCGACCCAGACTTAATCGACTACATCATCCCTGGTAATGACGACGCTATAAGGGCAGTAAAGCTTATTACCGGAAAAATTGCCGATGCTTGTTTGGAAGGGTTAGAGATTTATAAAGAAAGAGTGACGGCTGAATCGGATAAAGAATTGAGTTTAGAGGAAGAGTTTTTAAAGAAGGATGAAGAGGCTACGGCTGAGGCTATTTTAGAGGAGATCCTTGCCGAAGAAAAGAAAGAAACCGAACTTGAAGATCTTGCTAAAAACATAGACTAA
- the tsf gene encoding translation elongation factor Ts — MAQISVDLIKQLRERTAAGFSDCKKALEEAGGDIEKAVDILRKKGLAIAAKRAGKATSEGVVAAYIHSNKKIGVLVEVNCETDFVARTEEFQQFAHDVAMQIAATNPVAVTREEVPQEVVEREKKIYEEQVRESGKPENVIPKIVEGKMEKFYKENVLLEQPFIKNPEVTIQDLLNELIAKTGERIVIKRFARFQVGE; from the coding sequence ATGGCTCAGATTAGTGTAGACCTTATAAAACAGCTCAGAGAAAGAACGGCTGCGGGTTTTTCTGATTGTAAAAAAGCCTTAGAAGAGGCAGGAGGGGATATAGAAAAGGCAGTAGACATTTTAAGGAAAAAGGGGCTTGCTATCGCAGCTAAAAGAGCGGGGAAAGCTACCAGCGAAGGGGTAGTAGCCGCTTATATTCACAGCAACAAAAAAATCGGAGTTCTTGTTGAGGTAAACTGTGAGACCGACTTTGTGGCTAGGACTGAGGAGTTTCAGCAGTTTGCCCATGATGTAGCCATGCAGATTGCAGCTACCAACCCTGTAGCAGTTACCAGAGAAGAGGTGCCTCAAGAGGTCGTAGAAAGAGAAAAGAAAATTTATGAAGAACAGGTAAGAGAAAGTGGAAAGCCTGAAAACGTTATTCCTAAGATCGTAGAGGGTAAAATGGAAAAATTTTATAAAGAGAATGTTCTTTTAGAACAGCCATTTATTAAGAACCCTGAGGTTACCATTCAAGACCTTTTAAACGAGTTGATAGCTAAAACAGGAGAAAGAATAGTTATCAAGAGGTTTGCTAGATTTCAGGTAGGGGAATAA
- the pyrH gene encoding UMP kinase: MVDLKYKRILLKISGEALLGGRAFGIDAKVITQIAEELKETYQYGLEIGIVIGGGNIFRGVAGEKQGMDRARADYMGMLATLINALALQDAIEAQGVPCRVMSALEVIEVAEPYIREKAIRHLEKGRVLILACGTGNPFFTTDTAAVLRALELKCEVLFKATKVDGVYDKDPKKHLDAQKFDELTFDEALQRRLKVMDATAFSLARDYKLPILVFNLLDYGNIKKAVLGEKVGTYIKA, encoded by the coding sequence GTGGTTGATTTAAAGTATAAAAGGATACTCCTTAAGATTTCAGGAGAGGCTCTTCTTGGAGGTAGAGCCTTTGGTATTGACGCTAAGGTAATTACCCAAATAGCAGAAGAGTTAAAAGAGACTTATCAGTATGGGCTTGAGATAGGGATAGTTATTGGAGGCGGAAACATCTTTAGAGGAGTAGCTGGAGAAAAACAAGGGATGGACAGGGCTCGTGCAGACTATATGGGTATGCTTGCTACCCTTATCAATGCCTTAGCCCTGCAGGATGCTATAGAAGCTCAAGGAGTGCCCTGCAGGGTAATGTCTGCCCTTGAGGTTATCGAGGTCGCAGAGCCTTACATAAGAGAAAAAGCTATCAGACATTTAGAAAAAGGTAGGGTGCTTATCCTTGCATGTGGTACAGGTAATCCTTTCTTTACCACCGATACAGCGGCAGTGTTAAGAGCACTTGAGCTTAAGTGTGAGGTTCTTTTTAAGGCAACCAAAGTTGATGGGGTTTATGATAAAGACCCAAAAAAACATCTTGACGCACAAAAATTTGATGAGCTTACCTTTGATGAAGCCTTACAAAGAAGGCTTAAAGTAATGGATGCTACTGCTTTTTCTTTAGCCAGAGATTACAAACTTCCTATTTTGGTGTTTAACTTGTTAGACTATGGTAATATTAAAAAAGCTGTTTTAGGAGAAAAGGTGGGAACTTACATAAAAGCTTAA
- the frr gene encoding ribosome recycling factor, whose translation MNQALDDAKNRMEKAVKNLKEEFSHIRTSRASIALLEGIKVDCYGTKMAIPQIATVNIIEGKTIVIQPWDASLVKEVEKAIQKSDLGINPTSDGKTIKLVMPPLTEERRKELVKIVNKLAEEARIAIRNIRRDVLEKFKAAKKKGEISEDDYNQLEKKVQKLTDDYIKKVDTHLKEKEKEILSV comes from the coding sequence GTGAACCAAGCTTTAGATGATGCAAAAAACAGAATGGAAAAGGCAGTTAAAAACTTAAAAGAAGAATTTTCCCATATAAGGACTTCCAGGGCTTCTATAGCTTTGTTAGAGGGTATTAAAGTGGATTGCTATGGTACAAAGATGGCTATCCCTCAAATAGCAACCGTAAACATTATTGAGGGGAAGACTATAGTGATTCAGCCTTGGGATGCAAGTTTAGTAAAAGAGGTAGAAAAGGCTATACAAAAATCTGACTTAGGTATCAACCCCACTTCTGACGGAAAAACCATTAAGTTAGTGATGCCACCTCTTACTGAAGAGAGAAGGAAAGAGTTGGTAAAAATAGTCAATAAATTAGCTGAAGAGGCTCGTATCGCTATAAGAAACATTCGTAGAGATGTGCTTGAAAAGTTTAAAGCCGCCAAGAAGAAGGGAGAAATCTCTGAGGACGACTACAATCAGCTTGAGAAAAAGGTGCAAAAACTTACCGACGATTATATCAAAAAGGTAGATACCCATTTAAAGGAAAAAGAAAAAGAAATCCTTTCTGTATAA
- a CDS encoding isoprenyl transferase, with translation MSSCSFSLDFSKLPQHVAIIMDGNGRWAKKHGLPRIYGHKVGAETAKKIIEKTYELNIPYLTLFAFSKENWGRPKEEVEGIWELFRIYLQKERPFLLEKGIRLKVIGDRKDLSEDLRNLIAEVEEETKHNSRLNLCLALSYGGRDEILKAVKEIAQKAKQGLLDPEKIDEEVFRKHLYTQDIPDPDLLIRTSGEERLSNFLLFQTAYTELYFTPVYWPEFNEEEYLKALYSYQQRERRFGKVYEF, from the coding sequence ATGTCTTCTTGTTCATTTTCTTTGGATTTTTCTAAACTTCCTCAGCATGTGGCCATCATCATGGATGGTAATGGTAGATGGGCTAAAAAACACGGGTTGCCTCGGATTTATGGTCATAAAGTAGGGGCAGAAACCGCTAAAAAAATCATAGAAAAAACTTATGAACTAAACATTCCTTATCTTACTCTTTTTGCCTTTTCTAAAGAAAATTGGGGACGCCCTAAGGAAGAAGTAGAAGGTATCTGGGAGCTTTTTAGGATATATCTTCAAAAAGAAAGGCCTTTTTTGCTGGAAAAAGGTATTCGATTAAAGGTAATAGGCGATAGAAAAGACCTTTCTGAAGACCTAAGAAATCTTATAGCAGAGGTAGAGGAAGAGACCAAACATAACTCAAGACTTAATTTATGTTTAGCCTTAAGTTATGGGGGGAGGGATGAGATTTTAAAAGCCGTAAAAGAGATAGCTCAAAAAGCAAAACAAGGCTTATTAGACCCAGAAAAGATAGATGAGGAGGTGTTTAGAAAGCACCTTTATACTCAAGATATCCCTGACCCAGACTTGCTTATTCGCACAAGCGGAGAAGAAAGGCTCTCTAACTTTTTGCTTTTTCAGACGGCTTATACTGAACTTTATTTTACCCCGGTTTATTGGCCTGAATTTAACGAAGAAGAATATTTAAAAGCCCTTTACTCTTATCAACAGAGAGAAAGGCGGTTTGGTAAGGTTTATGAATTTTAA
- a CDS encoding CDP-archaeol synthase yields the protein MNFKRVVTALLLFPLLVFLLMKGPKFLLITLVWVSGLVCLYEWIKLYDLNFRWFLGLSVLWSLAFIGFYGLKNPLLSFYAFLVFPFLPFLKNYEKDSFAKSFFPGVLGLFYLGVGLYPFLEFLSGFSREHLVYFFSVVFANDTGAYIVGKLLGKRTLVPKLSPKKTWEGFWGGVLAGILVGILCNQLFKIFSFELNLLTSLVLVLGAVVGDLLESAFKRMVGKKDSGKIIWGHGGLLDRIDGVLVASPIYLFWLKFLG from the coding sequence ATGAATTTTAAACGAGTGGTCACTGCCTTACTCCTTTTTCCTCTTCTTGTGTTCTTATTGATGAAAGGTCCTAAGTTTCTTCTTATAACCTTGGTTTGGGTATCTGGTTTGGTTTGTCTTTACGAATGGATAAAACTTTACGATTTAAATTTTCGTTGGTTTTTAGGTCTATCAGTTCTTTGGAGCCTTGCGTTTATAGGTTTTTATGGGCTAAAAAATCCTTTATTAAGTTTTTATGCCTTTTTAGTTTTTCCTTTTTTACCTTTTCTTAAAAATTACGAAAAAGATAGTTTTGCTAAAAGTTTTTTTCCTGGGGTTTTAGGTTTGTTTTACCTTGGGGTAGGGCTTTATCCTTTTTTAGAGTTTTTGTCTGGTTTTAGCAGAGAACATTTAGTCTATTTTTTTTCAGTAGTTTTTGCTAATGATACAGGGGCTTATATAGTAGGGAAGCTTTTAGGGAAAAGGACTCTTGTGCCTAAACTTTCTCCTAAAAAGACCTGGGAAGGATTTTGGGGAGGGGTTTTAGCAGGCATTTTAGTAGGGATTCTCTGTAATCAACTCTTTAAAATTTTTAGTTTTGAGTTAAATCTTTTAACAAGTTTGGTTTTGGTTTTGGGTGCTGTGGTTGGAGACCTTTTGGAATCTGCCTTTAAAAGAATGGTAGGTAAAAAGGATTCTGGTAAGATTATTTGGGGGCATGGAGGCCTTCTTGACAGAATTGATGGGGTGTTGGTGGCCTCACCTATCTACCTTTTTTGGCTGAAATTTTTAGGTTGA
- a CDS encoding HD domain-containing protein, producing MLSINDCYYLLKKEGVPAHIIRHSEKVALASLYLGCKLKKETNLELNVPLLVVGALLHDIKKYEAIIKGVNHALAGYSLLKNLGYPEVASIIKAHVYLDLNTLKGPVNEEEIVYYTDKRVKHEEIVGLEERFSDLKKRYGKTLRSQIRIHFLEKISYVVENRIFKGLSFGPDKLLELEKFSKEVRDVFEACFKGCSTCRREVL from the coding sequence ATGCTTTCTATAAACGATTGTTATTATTTGTTGAAAAAAGAAGGAGTTCCTGCTCATATCATCAGGCATTCTGAGAAAGTAGCCCTGGCTTCACTTTACTTAGGATGCAAACTAAAAAAAGAGACCAATTTAGAGCTTAACGTTCCTCTACTGGTGGTAGGGGCGTTATTACATGATATAAAAAAATACGAAGCCATCATAAAAGGGGTTAATCATGCGTTAGCAGGTTATAGTCTTTTAAAAAATTTAGGATATCCAGAAGTAGCTTCTATTATAAAAGCTCATGTATATTTAGATTTAAACACTCTAAAAGGTCCTGTTAATGAAGAAGAAATCGTTTACTATACAGATAAAAGGGTAAAACACGAAGAGATAGTAGGTCTTGAAGAGAGATTTTCTGACCTTAAAAAAAGATATGGAAAGACCTTAAGGTCTCAAATAAGGATTCATTTTTTAGAAAAGATTTCTTACGTAGTAGAAAACAGGATTTTTAAAGGGTTAAGTTTTGGACCTGATAAACTTTTAGAGTTAGAAAAGTTTAGTAAGGAGGTAAGGGATGTCTTCGAGGCCTGTTTTAAGGGTTGCTCTACTTGCAGGAGGGAAGTCCTCTGA
- a CDS encoding D-alanine--D-alanine ligase — MSSRPVLRVALLAGGKSSEREVSLKGAQAVKKALEALGHKYEFFDPATDLFELAKRAKEFDCAFLVMHGPGGEDGTLQGFLDSIGLPYQGAGVLGSALAMHKGIAKELYRLAGLKVPEGQVFTPEDGLEKVKAWAKTLGYPLVVKPATQGSSIGLTIAKQESELPQALEKAYAIDKEVLVEQYLKGREITVGILDEEPLPVVEIVPKASETFDYTTKYTPGLAEEICPAPIGENLTKKAQEYGLKAHKALKIRHYSRTDMIIKDEEIYVLETNTIPGMTETSLLPLAAKVAGYSFEGLIQKLLDLTLKEKF; from the coding sequence ATGTCTTCGAGGCCTGTTTTAAGGGTTGCTCTACTTGCAGGAGGGAAGTCCTCTGAAAGAGAGGTTTCACTTAAAGGGGCTCAAGCAGTAAAAAAGGCACTTGAGGCCTTAGGACATAAATATGAGTTTTTTGACCCAGCAACCGACCTTTTTGAATTAGCCAAAAGGGCTAAAGAGTTTGATTGCGCTTTTTTGGTAATGCATGGTCCTGGAGGAGAAGACGGGACCCTTCAGGGTTTTTTAGACTCTATAGGCCTTCCTTATCAAGGAGCAGGGGTCCTTGGCAGTGCTCTTGCCATGCATAAAGGAATTGCCAAGGAACTTTATCGGTTAGCAGGACTTAAGGTGCCAGAGGGTCAGGTGTTTACTCCGGAAGATGGGCTGGAAAAGGTAAAGGCCTGGGCTAAAACCTTGGGTTATCCTTTGGTAGTAAAACCAGCAACCCAAGGTTCAAGCATAGGTCTAACCATAGCAAAACAAGAAAGTGAATTGCCTCAGGCTTTAGAAAAAGCCTATGCTATCGATAAAGAAGTATTGGTAGAGCAGTACCTAAAAGGAAGGGAAATCACCGTTGGTATTTTAGACGAAGAGCCTTTACCGGTAGTAGAAATCGTTCCTAAAGCCTCTGAAACCTTTGATTATACCACTAAATATACTCCAGGGTTGGCAGAAGAAATTTGTCCTGCACCTATAGGGGAAAATTTGACCAAAAAAGCCCAAGAATACGGACTTAAAGCCCACAAAGCTTTAAAGATAAGACATTACAGCAGAACAGACATGATAATAAAAGACGAAGAAATCTATGTTTTGGAAACCAATACCATTCCAGGTATGACAGAAACCAGCCTTTTACCTCTTGCTGCTAAAGTGGCGGGCTATTCCTTTGAAGGTTTAATACAAAAACTTCTAGACCTTACTTTAAAAGAAAAATTCTAA
- a CDS encoding BON domain-containing protein, whose amino-acid sequence MGNYFYFKNKIGKNQGIFSQNLKKLGLFLAVLGLGFNLVGCGWVLVGGGAAVGYKAATDPRSIGTQIDDAKITSQVKLKLIEDKDIKALSIDVDTVNGVVTLTGIVENEYQKAKAVEIAKSVPGVKAIINNLQIKRK is encoded by the coding sequence ATGGGTAATTATTTTTATTTTAAAAATAAAATCGGAAAAAATCAAGGAATCTTTAGTCAAAACCTAAAAAAGTTAGGGTTATTTTTAGCGGTTTTAGGGTTAGGTTTTAACCTTGTTGGCTGTGGATGGGTTTTAGTGGGTGGTGGGGCGGCGGTTGGATATAAAGCTGCTACTGACCCAAGAAGCATAGGCACCCAGATAGATGATGCTAAAATAACCTCTCAAGTTAAACTTAAATTGATAGAAGATAAGGATATAAAAGCCCTTTCTATAGATGTAGATACGGTAAACGGAGTGGTAACCCTTACCGGTATAGTAGAAAACGAATATCAGAAGGCTAAGGCGGTAGAAATAGCTAAAAGTGTGCCTGGGGTTAAGGCAATAATCAACAACCTGCAAATAAAACGTAAATAG